One region of Ovis canadensis isolate MfBH-ARS-UI-01 breed Bighorn chromosome Y, ARS-UI_OviCan_v2, whole genome shotgun sequence genomic DNA includes:
- the LOC138431489 gene encoding melanoma antigen preferentially expressed in tumors-like has product MWPKLPQRMYLQDSFRSRFTTGIGAPPRLLELAGQSLLQNEALAIMALEELPIELFPPLFMAAFAGRHTKALKAMVQAWPFPCLPLGALMKDHQPHLETFQAALDGLDVLLSQEVRPRRWKLQVLDLRRNTHEDFWTLWSGIKASVCSLLEPDPIQPMQKSQRVESQAVLKLVRAPVEVLVDLCLKEDTLDETLSYLLKKAKQRRSLLHLRCQKLRIFTMPMQSIKRILKVVQLDSIQDLEVNCIWKLGTLGRFVPHLGRMGNLRRLLLSRIHMLPRTTPDQEEHLVDQLTTQFLNLPHLQELYLDSISFLEGRLHQVLRCLKTPLETLWITNCLLSESDLMYLSQCPSISMLKDLSLSGVNLTSLSLEPLQVLIEWTSATLQDLDLNECGIMDTQFSALLPSLSCCSQLTTFSFCGNPISMAVLESLLQHTMGLSKLSHVLYPAPLESYEDVNGTLHLGLLAELHTRLKQLLYKSGRASMGWVSASPCPHCGDQIFYDTEPILCPCYMPA; this is encoded by the exons ATGTGGCCCAAACTCCCGCAACGAATGTACCTTCAG GACTCGTTCCGGAGTAGGTTCACGACGGGCATCGGGGCCCCACCCAGACTCCTGGAGCTGGCTGGCCAGAGCCTGCTGCAGAATGAGGCCTTGGCCATCATGGCTCTGGAGGAGCTGCCCATTGAACTCTTCCCACCGCTGTTTATGGCGGCCTTTGCTGGGAGGCACACCAAGGCCCTGAAGGCGATGGTGCAGGCCtggcccttcccctgcctcccacTGGGGGCCCTGATGAAGGACCACCAGCCTCATCTGGAGACATTTCAGGCTGCACTCGACGGCCTGGACGTCCTGCTTTCTCAGGAGGTCCGCCCCAG GCGGTGGAAGCTGCAGGTGCTGGACTTACGCCGGAACACCCATGAGGACTTCTGGACCCTGTGGTCTGGCATCAAGGCTAGCGTTTGCTCACTGCTGGAGCCTGACCCGATCCAGCCCATGCAGAAGAGCCAAAGGGTGGAGTCACAGGCAGTACTAAAGCTGGTGCGGGCCCCTGTGGAGGTGCTGGTCGACCTGTGCCTCAAGGAGGACACCCTGGATGAGACACTCAGCTACCTGCTGAAGAAGGCCAAGCAGAGGAGGAGCCTGCTGCACCTGCGCTGCCAGAAGCTGAGGATCTTCACCATGCCTATGCAGAGCATCAAGAGGAtcctgaaggtggtgcagctggacTCCATCCAGGACCTGGAGGTGAACTGCATCTGGAAGCTGGGCACACTGGGCAGGTTTGTGCCGCATCTGGGACGGATGGGAAATCTGCGCCGGCTGCTGCTGTCACGCATCCACATGTTGCCGCGCACCACCCCGGACCAGGAGGAGCACTTAGTCGACCAGCTCACCACCCAGTTCCTGAACCTGCCCCACCTGCAGGAGCTCTACCTAGACTCCATCTCCTTCCTCGAGGGGCGCCTGCACCAGGTGCTCAG GTGCCTGAAGACCCCTCTGGAGACCTTGTGGATCACCAACTGCCTGCTTTCAGAGTCAGACCTGATGTACCTGTCGCAGTGCCCGAGCATCAGCATGCTGAAGGACCTGAGCCTTAGTGGGGTCAACCTGACCAGCCTCAGCTTGGAACCTCTGCAGGTCCTGATCGAGTGGACCTCGGCCACCCTACAGGACCTAGACCTAAATGAGTGCGGCATCATGGACACCCAGTTCAGTGCCCTCCTGCCTTCCCTGAGTTGCTGCTCCCAGCTCACTACCTTCAGCTTCTGTGGCAACCCCATCTCCATGGCCGTGCTGGAGAGCCTACTTCAACACACCATGGGGCTGAGCAAGCTAAGCCACGTGCTGTACCCCGCACCCCTGGAGAGCTATGAGGATGTGAATGGCACTCTGCACCTGGGCCTCCTGGCTGAGCTTCACACCCGGCTCAAGCAGCTGCTGTATAAATCTGGGCGGGCCAGCATGGGCTGGGTCAGCGCCAGCCCCTGTCCACACTGCGGTGACCAGATCTTCTATGACACTGAGCCCATCCTGTGCCCCTGCTACATGCCAGCCTAG